Within Corynebacterium jeddahense, the genomic segment CAAGTTATCCCGACCTTCGCAGCCAGGATTCTGCACCTTACGGCGGAGGGAGCACTACGTGAGGCGCAGATGCATGTTCCCGATCCTGCCCCAGAACGAGACGCGCAGATCGCGGCGATCGCAGCTGAGCACGGTCTCACAGTGGTCACCCGCAACGAGAAGGACTTCCGCCGTCTAGGAGTGCCGGTCTTCAACCCCTTCGGAGCTACGGAGTGACCACCATCTACCTCATCCGCCACGGCGAGACCCCTCGACTTCAAGGCGGGGCGGTGCGCGGCGGGAGCGGGTCGCCTACCTGCTCAGCGGGTGGCTGGGGTGGGGATTGTGCCGCCGACGGTGGTGCGCGAGATGGAGCCCCTCGGGGCGGCGCTCGCTTTCTGGTGCTACGTGTTGCGGGGACGAATATGTAGTCGTCGTAAAGCTAAAAGCCCCGCCCGGGCCCGGCCTAGATGTACTGACCGGACACGTTGATTGAGAGCTACGACTGATCGCTTCGCGATGATGCGGTGGAACTCAAGACATGGTCGACGAACGTCCTGGCCGCTGGGCTGGGATTGAACTGGTCCCACGCCATGTACTCGGTACGGACTGGGCCATCGACAACGGGAACGGTCAGGAGACTTGCGTCTTGCGGGACGACGCCACTGGGCAACAAGCACGTGCCCAGTCCCCGGCTCACGAGCGCCAACATGAACTGCGGTGTCGAGGCTTCGAAAGCAACTCGCCTGGCCAGGCCTGCCCTCTCGAAGGCCTTGTCACTCTGCAGCCGGCCGGGTGATCCTGCGGGGAAGTCGATGAAGGTCTCACCGTGCAAGTCGTCCAGTGTGAGTCGTCTGCGTCGGACCAGCTCGTGGTGCGCCGGCAGGACGGCGACCAGACGGCCGCTACCGATCGTGGCGGCGGCAACGCCCTGAGGGGAGGTTTCGCCGTCGAGGCCGAGGAAGGCCAGGTCGAGCCGGCCCTC encodes:
- a CDS encoding type II toxin-antitoxin system VapC family toxin; its protein translation is MYLLDTNVLSELQRRRPNPAVMQWFDEVPEVELFTSTITILEIEIGVLRLRHRGEGERAELISSWLRAQVIPTFAARILHLTAEGALREAQMHVPDPAPERDAQIAAIAAEHGLTVVTRNEKDFRRLGVPVFNPFGATE
- a CDS encoding LysR family transcriptional regulator — its product is MEIIDLVELQQLRYVIAIAEERNFTRAAQRCFVVQSALSHQVKALEQELGTALFVRSSRRVELTPAGEAFLPEARASLAAADRAVTAAAEATGQIRGSLAIGVIPTVTAVDVPAVLAHFHAAYPQVDLLMRSGGSDQFMRDIREGRLDLAFLGLDGETSPQGVAAATIGSGRLVAVLPAHHELVRRRRLTLDDLHGETFIDFPAGSPGRLQSDKAFERAGLARRVAFEASTPQFMLALVSRGLGTCLLPSGVVPQDASLLTVPVVDGPVRTEYMAWDQFNPSPAARTFVDHVLSSTASSRSDQS